Proteins encoded in a region of the Pelagicoccus sp. SDUM812003 genome:
- a CDS encoding HAD family hydrolase has protein sequence MSQASQTPPLPIKAVAIDLDGTLLAPDLSISDANRAAIEQLHAQGVHIILASGRHYLSMLPHARKLPQIEYMVSAQGGYASDIENTHTIFESHLHADDATRALEFGLKNELAIAIYTVSGIYTLSEGPWIDYYSDLAGIRPTLTTPEEVVKEAIFKVVYFDTDERLDELEKDPFLKESKLYTVRSLKNIFEQANPKTSKRSALEALVKHLGIDPEQLAAFGDANNDIPMFELAGFSVAMDHAWPAAREAATIVAPEGDPAESFARGVAAMRKHFSKP, from the coding sequence ATGAGCCAAGCTTCGCAAACGCCACCCCTTCCGATCAAAGCGGTCGCCATCGACCTTGACGGCACGCTGCTCGCTCCCGATCTGTCGATCAGCGACGCCAACCGGGCCGCGATCGAGCAACTCCATGCGCAGGGAGTCCATATCATTCTCGCCTCCGGGCGCCACTATCTGAGCATGCTGCCGCATGCCAGGAAGCTCCCCCAAATCGAATACATGGTGTCCGCTCAGGGTGGATACGCCTCCGACATCGAGAACACCCATACGATCTTCGAATCTCATCTGCACGCGGACGACGCGACCCGCGCTCTCGAGTTTGGACTGAAAAACGAACTCGCCATCGCCATCTACACCGTTTCGGGAATCTACACGCTCAGCGAGGGACCTTGGATCGACTACTACAGCGACTTGGCTGGTATCCGCCCTACGCTTACGACTCCGGAGGAGGTGGTGAAAGAGGCCATTTTCAAAGTCGTCTATTTCGATACGGATGAGCGCCTGGACGAGCTGGAAAAGGATCCTTTCCTGAAGGAGAGCAAGCTGTACACGGTTCGCAGCTTGAAAAACATTTTCGAGCAGGCCAACCCGAAGACCTCGAAGCGCTCGGCCCTCGAAGCCCTCGTCAAGCACCTCGGCATCGACCCCGAACAGCTAGCGGCCTTCGGCGACGCCAACAACGACATCCCCATGTTCGAGCTCGCAGGATTCTCCGTAGCCATGGACCACGCTTGGCCCGCGGCGCGGGAGGCGGCGACGATCGTGGCGCCCGAGGGCGACCCTGCGGAATCCTTCGCCCGCGGGGTGGCGGCGATGCGGAAGCATTTTTCCAAGCCCTAA
- a CDS encoding alkaline phosphatase family protein — protein MRLAVLNVVGLTQGHIGARTPRIKAFAETRHSRPVKPAFPAVTCTAQSNYLTGKPPKDHGIVANGWYNRQYSEVHFWKQSNHLVTQPKLWQTLKRRDPNFTCAKLFWWYNMYSSADYTITPRPMYPADGRKVFDIYTQPMDMRERIKAELGDFPFFTFWGPKAGIDCSRWIAESAKWTEKESQPTLSLVYLPHLDYNLQRLGPNHPDIGKDLQLIDEVVGDLIAFYQSRDVEVVLLSEYGITEVDRPIHINRALRQKGWITIKDELGREQLDCGASRAFAIADHQVAHVYLNDPSIASEVRSTLEALPGIAKVLDRSGRSEAGIEHARSGDFIAVADESSWFTYYYWLDDAVAPDFARCVDIHRKPGYDPVELFIDPKLRFPPAKIATFLLKKKLGFRALLDVIPLDASLVKGSHGCTPKHTRDWPVYISSQATEDEALDSLDIHDSLLRHFD, from the coding sequence ATGCGTCTCGCAGTCCTCAACGTCGTCGGTCTCACCCAAGGACACATCGGAGCGCGCACGCCGCGCATCAAGGCCTTCGCCGAGACCCGCCACTCGCGCCCAGTGAAGCCGGCCTTCCCCGCCGTCACTTGCACCGCCCAGTCGAACTACCTGACCGGCAAGCCTCCGAAGGACCACGGCATCGTGGCAAACGGCTGGTACAATCGCCAGTACAGCGAGGTCCATTTCTGGAAGCAGTCCAACCACCTCGTCACCCAGCCCAAGCTTTGGCAGACCCTCAAGCGACGCGATCCCAACTTCACCTGCGCCAAGCTCTTCTGGTGGTACAACATGTACTCGTCAGCCGACTACACGATCACCCCTCGACCGATGTATCCAGCGGACGGGCGCAAGGTTTTCGATATCTACACCCAGCCCATGGATATGCGGGAACGGATCAAAGCGGAGCTCGGGGACTTTCCCTTCTTCACCTTCTGGGGTCCGAAAGCTGGCATCGACTGCTCTCGCTGGATCGCCGAATCCGCCAAATGGACCGAGAAAGAGTCCCAGCCAACTCTCAGTCTGGTCTACCTGCCCCACCTCGACTACAACCTGCAGCGCCTTGGCCCTAACCATCCCGACATCGGCAAGGATCTTCAGCTCATCGACGAGGTCGTGGGCGATCTGATCGCGTTTTACCAAAGTCGCGACGTGGAGGTCGTATTGCTTTCCGAATACGGAATCACCGAGGTGGACCGCCCGATTCACATCAACCGCGCCCTGCGCCAAAAGGGCTGGATCACCATCAAGGACGAACTGGGACGCGAACAGCTCGACTGCGGGGCCAGCCGAGCCTTCGCCATCGCGGATCACCAGGTCGCTCACGTTTACCTGAACGATCCAAGCATCGCCTCGGAGGTCCGCTCCACCTTGGAAGCGCTGCCCGGCATAGCCAAGGTGCTGGATCGCAGCGGCCGAAGCGAAGCCGGCATCGAGCATGCCCGATCGGGAGATTTTATCGCGGTGGCCGACGAAAGCAGCTGGTTTACCTACTACTACTGGCTCGACGACGCCGTGGCGCCCGACTTCGCCCGCTGCGTCGATATCCATCGCAAGCCGGGCTACGACCCTGTGGAGCTCTTCATCGATCCGAAACTCCGTTTCCCGCCGGCCAAAATCGCCACGTTCCTTCTCAAGAAGAAACTCGGCTTCCGGGCCTTGCTCGATGTAATCCCGCTCGACGCCAGCCTAGTCAAAGGCTCCCACGGCTGCACCCCGAAACACACCCGCGACTGGCCGGTATACATCTCCTCTCAAGCCACCGAAGACGAAGCGCTCGACAGCCTCGACATCCACGATTCCCTGCTAAGGCACTTCGACTGA
- a CDS encoding 3-dehydroquinate synthase has protein sequence MSNLPNIEHSIAIPYQLRVLFTENAFDSRNLLFSNLIRSGSNQGASRVIFYIDEGVAAAQPQLARNIASYCAVHGETLDLRGIHLLPAGEAIKNETDYLKGIYAEIEAQKICRHSYIVAIGGGALLDTVGFAAATAHRGIRLVRFPSTTLGQGDAGVGVKNGFNFRGKKNFVGAFAPPFAVVNDFSLLDTLPEKHLRNGYIEAIKVALIRDRDFFEWIEANAKALAAFDTAAMREIIHRSAQHHVAHIATSGDPFETGSVRPLDFGHWAAHKLEQLSGFRISHGEAVAIGIALDTIYSERMGLLDPHSAQRILDLIRKLGFETYAPELELENDLGQNATLAGLEEFREHLGGELTITLLSAIGKRLEIHEMDTKTILQSISDLRLPVSIELGR, from the coding sequence ATGTCGAATCTGCCCAACATCGAACATTCGATCGCGATCCCCTACCAACTTCGCGTCCTCTTCACCGAAAACGCCTTCGACTCGCGTAACCTGCTGTTCAGCAACCTGATCCGATCAGGCAGCAACCAGGGGGCCAGCCGTGTGATCTTCTACATCGACGAAGGCGTGGCCGCCGCCCAGCCGCAGCTCGCCCGCAACATCGCCTCCTACTGCGCCGTGCATGGGGAGACGCTCGACCTGCGCGGCATTCACCTCCTGCCCGCCGGCGAGGCCATCAAAAACGAGACCGACTACCTGAAAGGTATCTACGCTGAGATCGAAGCCCAGAAGATCTGCCGACACAGCTACATCGTCGCCATCGGCGGCGGAGCCTTGCTCGATACGGTGGGCTTCGCGGCGGCGACCGCCCATCGGGGTATCCGCCTAGTTCGCTTTCCTAGCACCACCCTGGGGCAAGGCGACGCTGGGGTAGGAGTGAAAAACGGCTTCAACTTCCGCGGAAAGAAAAACTTCGTAGGCGCCTTCGCCCCTCCCTTCGCCGTGGTGAACGACTTCTCACTGCTGGACACCCTGCCGGAGAAGCACCTTCGCAACGGCTACATCGAAGCCATCAAGGTGGCCCTCATTCGGGACCGCGATTTCTTCGAATGGATCGAAGCAAACGCCAAAGCCCTGGCGGCCTTCGACACCGCGGCCATGCGCGAGATCATTCACCGCTCCGCCCAGCACCATGTGGCCCACATCGCCACCTCGGGCGATCCCTTCGAAACCGGGAGCGTGCGCCCGCTGGACTTCGGACACTGGGCCGCCCACAAGCTCGAGCAGCTATCCGGCTTCCGCATCTCCCACGGCGAAGCGGTAGCCATCGGCATCGCTCTCGACACCATCTACTCCGAAAGGATGGGCTTGCTCGACCCGCATAGCGCCCAGCGCATCCTGGATCTGATCCGCAAGCTGGGCTTCGAAACCTACGCTCCGGAATTGGAGCTGGAAAACGATCTCGGGCAAAACGCCACCCTCGCGGGCTTGGAGGAATTTCGCGAGCACCTCGGAGGCGAGCTCACCATCACCTTGCTCAGCGCCATCGGGAAACGGCTTGAAATCCACGAGATGGATACAAAGACCATTCTCCAGTCGATCAGCGACCTACGCCTACCCGTATCCATCGAACTAGGACGATAG
- a CDS encoding UbiA family prenyltransferase has protein sequence MTSLRTHLVLGRVSNLATVWSNIVCAWIIVGGYDALELAGFLAGSSLLYTGGMYLNDYFDREFDQRYRPERPIPSGKIPANAVRNWGFAYLGAGLAAIGWIGWTPLAIAAGVTVFILLYDIGHKNNPISPVYMAACRAGLFLMVAGAFPNGIDTYNLIAAGTVFTFIMGVTFLARSEATDNAIDYPALVMIALPIVGAFYYRSESFDAQRGAVVALVLAWYVRAFLRARIEGKLVIGKTIAPLLASIPLLDLMIVSTLGLATQNHLFIFAAFFAATTAAQRYVAST, from the coding sequence GTGACATCCCTTCGCACCCACCTAGTCCTCGGACGCGTCTCGAACCTCGCCACCGTCTGGTCAAACATCGTTTGCGCCTGGATCATCGTGGGCGGCTACGACGCCCTCGAGCTCGCGGGATTCCTCGCCGGCTCGAGCTTGCTCTACACCGGAGGCATGTACCTCAACGACTATTTCGATCGCGAGTTCGATCAGCGGTATAGGCCGGAGCGGCCCATCCCCTCCGGAAAGATACCCGCGAACGCCGTTCGAAACTGGGGCTTCGCCTACCTGGGTGCCGGCCTTGCCGCCATCGGGTGGATCGGATGGACTCCGCTGGCCATCGCCGCAGGCGTGACGGTTTTCATCCTGCTCTACGACATCGGGCACAAGAACAACCCGATCTCTCCGGTCTACATGGCGGCCTGCCGCGCCGGCCTGTTTCTCATGGTGGCCGGCGCCTTCCCCAACGGGATCGACACCTACAACCTCATCGCCGCCGGCACCGTCTTCACCTTCATCATGGGAGTCACCTTCCTCGCCCGCAGCGAAGCCACGGACAACGCCATCGACTACCCTGCCCTGGTCATGATCGCCCTGCCCATCGTCGGGGCCTTCTACTACCGATCCGAATCCTTCGACGCCCAACGCGGGGCCGTCGTCGCTCTGGTGCTCGCCTGGTACGTTAGGGCTTTCCTTCGCGCTCGAATCGAGGGTAAACTCGTAATTGGCAAAACAATTGCTCCATTGTTGGCCAGCATTCCGCTGCTCGATCTGATGATCGTCTCCACTCTTGGACTCGCTACGCAAAACCACCTTTTCATCTTCGCCGCCTTCTTCGCGGCGACCACCGCCGCTCAACGTTACGTTGCGTCGACCTGA
- a CDS encoding lamin tail domain-containing protein, with the protein MVAAALTGLVFAACAMGQVLVVSELMYHPPGRDALESRELEFLELHNRGDLTLDLSGYAFTEGIDFAFAEGSSLAAGEYLVLVSSTAAFASVYAEVSPFGEYEGQLANSGETVGLVDGLGRQVARLSFGDKSPWPVTPDGFGPSLVLKDESLSEIAWTDPAAWRASSRIGGSPGGPDAALEEPAIVVNEVLSHTDLPQVDAVELRNLESEAVDISGWYLTDNYEQPKRYRIPEGAVIEAGGYLVITEEAFAAFSQGENAFRLDSHGEAVWIFSGDEQGELSGYVHGFEFGATANGVSLGRFVDSGGVERLVALESLSLGEPNGEALLGDIVISELMFDPASGEAEFVEIVNRSGDAVSLFDEANPSNVWKVQGIDFSFPPGVVLAADEVAILCGVEPELFRERYGLPDSIQVFGPFAGKLSNEGERLALQRPDSPDLLENGELYVPYVDVDWLMYSDAAPWPAAMSEGFSIERLTLDAKGFDPASWRLSQYPSPTAGWVPTGVFEKWIQTHFPGNQANEHDAQPLADPDQDGLVNLLEYAHGSDPRRANLPLPATIAVSQATQLAFAGSSDPSDLKVHLLVSYDLQSWDVLPESAYAISESLSPKDEGVKLIRFALGETPGESRFYRMAIELMTTD; encoded by the coding sequence ATGGTGGCCGCCGCGCTGACGGGGCTGGTTTTTGCGGCATGCGCGATGGGGCAGGTTCTGGTGGTGAGCGAGCTGATGTATCATCCGCCGGGGCGCGATGCGCTCGAGTCCCGGGAACTGGAGTTTCTGGAGCTCCACAACCGTGGCGACCTGACCTTGGACCTGTCTGGCTACGCCTTTACCGAAGGCATCGACTTCGCCTTCGCGGAAGGCAGTTCTCTGGCCGCGGGGGAGTATCTGGTGCTGGTTTCATCGACAGCGGCATTCGCAAGCGTCTACGCCGAGGTGTCGCCGTTTGGCGAATACGAAGGGCAGTTGGCGAACTCCGGGGAGACTGTCGGGCTGGTGGATGGACTCGGCCGCCAGGTCGCCCGCCTGAGTTTCGGGGATAAGAGCCCGTGGCCTGTCACGCCGGATGGCTTCGGTCCGTCCCTGGTTTTGAAGGACGAGTCTCTAAGTGAAATCGCGTGGACGGATCCCGCCGCTTGGCGTGCGAGCTCCCGAATCGGCGGATCGCCTGGAGGGCCAGATGCCGCGTTGGAGGAGCCGGCGATCGTGGTGAACGAAGTGCTTTCGCATACCGATCTGCCGCAAGTCGATGCGGTGGAGCTGCGCAATCTGGAGAGCGAGGCGGTGGATATCAGCGGCTGGTATCTGACGGACAACTACGAGCAGCCGAAGCGCTACCGAATCCCGGAGGGCGCTGTGATCGAGGCTGGCGGCTATCTCGTCATAACGGAGGAGGCCTTCGCCGCGTTCTCCCAAGGGGAGAACGCGTTTCGTCTCGATAGCCATGGAGAAGCGGTTTGGATCTTTTCGGGCGACGAGCAGGGCGAGTTGAGCGGGTATGTTCACGGCTTCGAGTTCGGAGCCACCGCGAATGGGGTTTCGCTTGGCCGTTTCGTCGACAGCGGAGGCGTCGAAAGGCTGGTCGCCCTCGAATCGCTCAGTCTAGGGGAGCCCAACGGCGAAGCGTTGCTCGGGGATATCGTCATCTCGGAGCTCATGTTTGATCCGGCCTCAGGGGAAGCGGAATTCGTTGAGATCGTGAACCGGAGCGGCGACGCGGTGAGCTTGTTCGATGAAGCGAATCCGAGCAACGTCTGGAAGGTGCAGGGCATCGACTTCTCGTTTCCCCCTGGGGTCGTCCTGGCAGCGGATGAGGTCGCGATCCTCTGCGGCGTGGAGCCGGAGCTGTTTCGCGAGCGCTATGGACTGCCCGATTCGATCCAGGTATTTGGCCCGTTTGCGGGAAAACTGAGCAACGAGGGGGAGCGCCTGGCTCTCCAACGTCCCGATTCGCCGGACTTGTTGGAAAACGGCGAACTTTACGTGCCCTACGTCGATGTGGACTGGCTGATGTACTCCGATGCCGCTCCCTGGCCCGCAGCGATGTCGGAAGGGTTTAGCATCGAACGGCTTACGCTTGACGCGAAGGGATTCGATCCTGCTTCGTGGCGCCTCAGCCAATACCCGTCTCCGACGGCGGGCTGGGTTCCGACAGGGGTGTTCGAGAAGTGGATACAGACGCATTTCCCGGGAAACCAAGCCAATGAGCACGATGCCCAGCCCTTGGCCGACCCGGATCAGGACGGATTGGTGAACCTGCTGGAATATGCCCATGGTAGCGATCCGCGCCGCGCCAACCTTCCGTTGCCTGCGACGATCGCAGTGAGCCAAGCGACGCAGCTAGCGTTTGCGGGATCGAGCGATCCCAGCGACTTGAAGGTCCATCTCCTGGTCTCCTACGATTTGCAGTCGTGGGACGTCTTGCCGGAGTCCGCCTACGCGATTTCGGAGAGCCTGAGCCCGAAGGACGAAGGGGTGAAGCTGATTCGCTTCGCCTTGGGCGAAACGCCAGGCGAGAGTCGTTTCTATCGCATGGCGATCGAGCTGATGACAACGGATTAA
- a CDS encoding polyphosphate polymerase domain-containing protein, giving the protein MEGTNCEVKQDNPLLCSSGGAETVEAPQPLIAPPRIRHELKYIVPERYADEIREYLQVFCEPDSFAQGEPPVYTVSTLQLDTPALSLHFAKERKQVNRFKLRVRTYGEEPAGTVFFEVKRKEENYVRKTRSRVAVADYGPHCFGESPMVPRFKTEAEAMNHYEFLRLYRSLGALPMAHIRYERESWIGNPDTSVRITMDRRIRYRRAKDFSLHGLSKLPWRSMDTQVALRRPFAGFVLEMKCSLEVPTWILYLVRKYNLERSGFCKYSTAMRLESLFLGDTYTAGSERCFG; this is encoded by the coding sequence ATGGAGGGGACGAATTGCGAAGTGAAGCAGGATAATCCATTACTCTGTTCATCGGGAGGCGCGGAGACGGTCGAGGCGCCGCAGCCCCTGATCGCCCCTCCACGGATTAGGCATGAGCTGAAGTACATCGTGCCTGAGCGATACGCGGATGAGATTCGCGAGTACCTGCAGGTGTTTTGCGAGCCGGACTCCTTCGCCCAAGGGGAGCCACCCGTCTATACGGTATCCACGCTCCAGCTCGACACGCCGGCCTTGAGCTTGCACTTCGCCAAGGAACGCAAGCAAGTGAACCGTTTCAAGCTGCGCGTTCGCACCTATGGCGAGGAGCCCGCCGGAACGGTTTTTTTCGAGGTGAAACGCAAGGAGGAGAACTACGTGCGCAAGACGCGCTCCCGCGTCGCAGTCGCCGACTATGGGCCGCATTGCTTCGGCGAGTCACCGATGGTGCCGCGATTCAAGACCGAAGCGGAAGCGATGAACCACTACGAGTTTCTCCGACTCTATCGGTCCCTTGGGGCGTTGCCGATGGCCCATATTCGATACGAGCGCGAGTCCTGGATCGGAAATCCGGATACAAGCGTTCGAATCACCATGGATCGACGCATAAGGTATCGTCGAGCGAAGGACTTTTCGCTTCACGGCTTGTCGAAGCTTCCTTGGAGATCCATGGATACGCAGGTAGCCTTGCGTCGGCCTTTCGCAGGATTCGTGCTGGAGATGAAGTGCTCGTTGGAAGTGCCGACCTGGATTCTGTATCTCGTGAGGAAGTACAATTTGGAGCGGTCCGGGTTTTGCAAGTACTCCACCGCGATGCGGCTGGAGTCGCTGTTCCTGGGGGATACCTACACCGCGGGATCTGAACGTTGCTTTGGTTAA
- a CDS encoding DUF4956 domain-containing protein, which translates to MDTFIEGFGAIREQGPVEILTAFGLSALLGVLLASVYRWTHSGFTYSRSFVQTQVLACVVATIMILAIGNNMARGLGILGALAIIRFRTPIRDPRDIIFLFASLAVGIASGAGIYAIATIGALVFSACVLILNWVPSSAKRKNEGLLRFVAPNGVNLELLLADVFKHYTTSVEMVAMREGAQGDDIEYAYQVCLADASLCSGFIGTIKQIEEIREANFVMQRETVEI; encoded by the coding sequence ATGGATACGTTTATAGAAGGATTTGGGGCGATTCGCGAGCAGGGCCCGGTGGAGATCTTGACCGCTTTCGGCTTGAGCGCCCTGCTAGGGGTCCTGCTGGCATCGGTCTATCGTTGGACGCACTCGGGGTTCACCTATTCGCGTTCCTTCGTGCAGACGCAGGTGTTGGCCTGCGTGGTGGCGACGATCATGATATTGGCCATAGGCAACAACATGGCTCGAGGGCTCGGCATCTTAGGAGCTCTGGCTATCATACGCTTCCGCACGCCTATTCGGGACCCGCGCGACATCATCTTCCTGTTCGCCTCGCTCGCGGTAGGGATCGCTTCCGGGGCGGGCATCTACGCCATCGCGACCATCGGAGCCTTGGTGTTCAGCGCCTGCGTGCTGATTCTCAACTGGGTGCCGTCCTCCGCCAAGCGCAAGAACGAAGGCTTGCTGCGCTTCGTGGCGCCCAACGGGGTCAACTTGGAACTGTTGCTAGCGGACGTCTTCAAACACTACACCACGAGCGTGGAAATGGTCGCCATGCGGGAAGGCGCTCAGGGGGACGATATCGAGTATGCGTACCAAGTCTGTTTGGCTGACGCCTCCCTTTGTAGTGGTTTCATTGGTACGATCAAGCAAATCGAGGAGATTCGTGAAGCGAATTTCGTTATGCAGCGCGAGACGGTGGAGATCTAG
- a CDS encoding HlyD family efflux transporter periplasmic adaptor subunit produces the protein MAEDTETYQLPPRVKAMIRLKRWTRHWPVLLWVGLAWLVAQGLFYSRASHAVWGIVDYRNVRVLAKESGILKEVDASVGGAVRRGQILASVDSDRIRYEIAAVRSSADRRRVDADRELFRVEQRIESESRELEARQARERAERELLVEELDRMEELFGKRLIDQSAVVEMRTRLSVLESSIESLSENRKELEEERARIAELRQRWRDEGQQHGELAALLDWEQAQTLLAPCDATVLRVDAQQGDFVQEGDSVLELLADEAPVVRGFAPLSSGLDLIEGREVFLRGEGLGRTVCVGRIAAVNPSVESLLDTSNPIMNRSIRGRFFQVACDGLEGRVEGERLEIHFKDPSDSPVATLVEKGFAMLGFER, from the coding sequence ATGGCGGAGGATACGGAGACTTATCAGCTGCCGCCTCGCGTGAAGGCGATGATTCGGTTGAAGCGCTGGACCCGGCATTGGCCAGTTCTGCTTTGGGTCGGTTTGGCGTGGCTCGTGGCGCAGGGTCTTTTCTACTCGCGGGCTTCGCACGCGGTCTGGGGGATCGTCGACTACCGCAATGTTAGGGTGCTGGCGAAGGAGTCCGGAATCTTGAAAGAGGTCGACGCGTCGGTCGGGGGCGCGGTCAGACGCGGCCAGATCCTGGCGAGCGTGGACAGCGATCGCATCCGCTACGAGATCGCGGCGGTACGCAGTTCGGCTGATCGACGTCGAGTCGACGCGGATCGAGAGCTCTTTCGGGTCGAGCAGCGCATCGAATCGGAGTCGAGAGAGCTCGAGGCGCGACAAGCTCGCGAGCGGGCGGAGCGCGAGCTCCTGGTGGAGGAACTGGATCGGATGGAGGAGCTATTTGGCAAGCGGCTGATCGACCAATCGGCCGTAGTGGAAATGCGGACACGCTTGTCGGTGCTGGAGTCGTCGATCGAGTCGCTCTCGGAGAACCGCAAGGAGTTGGAAGAGGAGAGGGCGCGCATCGCTGAGCTGAGGCAACGCTGGCGTGACGAGGGGCAGCAGCATGGTGAGCTCGCGGCCTTGCTCGATTGGGAGCAGGCTCAGACGCTCTTGGCTCCCTGTGACGCCACGGTTTTGCGCGTGGATGCGCAGCAAGGCGATTTCGTTCAGGAGGGCGACAGCGTGCTCGAACTGTTGGCGGACGAAGCTCCGGTGGTTCGCGGATTCGCCCCATTGTCCTCCGGCTTGGATCTGATCGAGGGTCGCGAAGTGTTTTTGCGAGGTGAAGGCCTCGGGAGAACGGTTTGCGTGGGACGTATCGCTGCGGTGAATCCTTCGGTGGAGTCCCTGCTCGACACTTCCAACCCGATCATGAATCGCTCCATCCGGGGTCGTTTCTTTCAGGTCGCGTGCGACGGGCTGGAGGGACGCGTGGAGGGCGAGCGCTTGGAGATCCACTTCAAGGATCCCTCGGATAGTCCGGTGGCGACTTTGGTGGAAAAGGGATTCGCTATGCTGGGCTTCGAGAGATGA
- the eboE gene encoding metabolite traffic protein EboE encodes MRLAHNAHLAYCTNVHPGKDWEETFRSLENDVLRVRRNVCPRQPYAIGLRLSAASAQELSDPRTLLAFRDWLQENDCYVFTINGFPYGNFHNQRVKEQVYRPDWTTPERLEYTNRLFDILAQLLPPGVSGSVSTLPGSFKRFIHSSEQSEAMRQNLYRCFNHIDSLCQTHQLDLHLGLEPEPLGWFENTSETLSFFDQLVDGHPDPEQLLQRVGLNYDTCHFALEYEKAADSLQRLSSNGIRLSKIHLSSALKLRTFDKPSLTLIESFREETYLHQVLARSNQSPIVRYEDLPLALEARENGRDASEEWRIHFHIPLHADPELPLESTSDHLLETLDFISKSPELCQHFEMETYTWAVLPDQLQNKSVVDQVSDEYRWILSQLDRRGFISRSPA; translated from the coding sequence ATGCGACTCGCCCACAACGCCCACCTCGCCTACTGCACCAACGTTCACCCAGGCAAAGACTGGGAGGAGACCTTCCGTTCGCTGGAGAACGACGTGCTGCGCGTACGAAGAAACGTATGCCCGAGGCAGCCCTACGCCATCGGGCTGCGGCTCAGCGCCGCGTCGGCCCAGGAGCTCAGCGATCCGCGGACCTTGCTGGCCTTTCGCGACTGGCTGCAGGAAAACGACTGCTACGTCTTCACCATCAACGGCTTTCCCTACGGAAACTTTCACAACCAGCGCGTCAAGGAGCAAGTCTACCGCCCGGACTGGACCACACCTGAGCGTCTCGAGTACACCAATCGGCTCTTCGATATTCTCGCCCAGCTGCTCCCTCCGGGCGTCTCCGGGAGCGTATCCACTCTGCCAGGATCCTTCAAGCGCTTCATCCATTCATCCGAGCAGAGCGAGGCGATGCGCCAAAACCTCTACCGCTGCTTCAATCATATCGACAGCCTTTGCCAAACGCATCAGCTCGACCTGCACCTCGGCTTGGAACCGGAACCGCTAGGCTGGTTCGAAAACACCTCCGAAACCCTTTCCTTTTTCGACCAGTTGGTCGACGGTCATCCAGACCCGGAACAGCTGCTGCAACGCGTCGGGCTCAACTACGATACCTGCCACTTCGCTCTCGAATACGAAAAGGCGGCCGATTCCCTCCAGAGGCTTTCAAGCAACGGGATCAGGTTGAGCAAGATCCACCTCAGCTCCGCTCTCAAGCTTCGGACCTTCGACAAGCCTTCGCTAACGCTTATCGAGAGCTTCCGCGAGGAAACCTACCTGCATCAGGTCCTAGCACGGTCGAACCAGTCACCAATCGTTCGATACGAGGACCTGCCGCTCGCCCTCGAGGCGCGCGAAAACGGGAGGGACGCGAGCGAGGAGTGGCGTATCCACTTTCACATCCCCTTGCACGCCGATCCCGAGCTCCCTCTCGAATCGACTTCGGACCATCTGCTCGAAACGCTCGACTTCATTTCGAAATCCCCTGAACTCTGTCAGCATTTCGAGATGGAAACCTACACCTGGGCTGTATTGCCTGATCAACTACAAAACAAGAGCGTTGTCGATCAGGTCTCCGACGAATACCGATGGATTCTCTCGCAACTCGATCGCAGAGGCTTCATCTCTCGAAGCCCAGCATAG